A genomic window from Pseudomonas alcaligenes includes:
- a CDS encoding lysophospholipid acyltransferase family protein has product MKQLRLWLRLARLTAVLLLGLLLAGGVALAERLRRHDLMGLRQRLTRWFLARLGGALPFTVEVHGELPSGPHLWVGNHVSWTDIPLLGQLLPLSFLSKAEVRTWPLAGWLAHKAGTLFIRRGSGDSALLARQLHRHLQAGRQLLIFPEGTTTDGRQVRTFHGRLLTGAIEAGVPLQPVAIRYLRDGEPDPIAPFIGDDDLLSHLLRLLRSDRAQVEIHLLPPIASTGQERNALARQAQRAVQRALGGAEVEEHEQAAA; this is encoded by the coding sequence ATGAAGCAGCTGCGCCTGTGGTTGCGCCTGGCCCGGCTGACGGCGGTGCTGCTGCTGGGCCTGCTGCTGGCCGGTGGCGTGGCCCTGGCCGAACGCCTGCGTCGCCACGACCTGATGGGCCTGCGCCAGCGCCTGACGCGCTGGTTCCTCGCCCGCCTCGGCGGCGCCCTGCCCTTCACCGTCGAAGTGCACGGCGAGCTGCCCAGCGGCCCGCACCTGTGGGTCGGCAACCATGTGTCGTGGACCGACATCCCGCTGCTCGGCCAGCTGCTGCCGCTGTCCTTCCTGTCCAAGGCCGAGGTGCGCACCTGGCCGCTGGCCGGTTGGCTGGCGCACAAGGCCGGCACCCTGTTCATCCGCCGCGGTTCGGGGGACAGCGCGCTGCTGGCGCGCCAGCTGCATCGCCACCTGCAGGCCGGGCGCCAGCTGCTGATCTTCCCCGAGGGCACCACCACCGACGGCCGCCAGGTGCGCACCTTCCATGGTCGCCTGCTGACCGGGGCGATCGAAGCCGGCGTGCCGCTGCAGCCGGTGGCGATCCGCTACCTGCGCGACGGCGAGCCCGACCCCATCGCCCCCTTCATCGGCGACGACGACCTTCTCTCGCACCTGCTGCGCCTACTGCGCAGCGACAGGGCGCAGGTCGAGATCCACCTGCTGCCCCCCATCGCCAGCACCGGCCAGGAGCGCAACGCCCTGGCCCGCCAGGCACAGCGCGCGGTGCAGCGGGCGCTGGGCGGCGCCGAGGTGGAAGAGCACGAACAGGCCGCGGCCTGA
- a CDS encoding efflux RND transporter permease subunit, whose product MISRFFIDRPVFAAVISIVIILAGLAAMRALPIAQYPQILPPQVSVSASYPGASAQVIAETVAAPLEQQINGVEGMIYQLSNSASSGSMSLSVYFEVGRDPDQATIDVNNRVQAALAKLPEEVRRQGVKVEKKSSDILQVVTLFSPDNSKDPVFISNYALINVIDELKRLPGVGDVSQFGSKNYSMRIWLRPDKLAQYDLTPTDVVNAIREQNSQFAAGSFGQQPLQTPQDFTYTVTTQGRFKDPKEFESVILRSDATGASLLLGDVARIELGAQDYSLVTSLNGQQNAAFGVYLQPGANALDTAEAVRATMDRLAERFPEGISYKIPYDTTRFVQISIDEVVKTFFEALLLVVLVVFVFLQNWRATLIPVLAIPVSLVGTFAGMYALGFSINLLTLFGMVLAIGIVVDDAIVVIENVERVMRTKKLGAREAAIEAMEEVTGPIIAIVLVLCAVFVPVGFLGGLAGEMYKQFAITIAVSVVISGIVALTLSPALCALMLKPDHSEPAAPFRAFNRLFDKLTDAYGAGVAFFLKRSLVGLLLFGGMIALTVGLFSRVPGSLVPDEDQGYVINAYFLPPAASVNRTDALTSDFTQQLMKHPAVEDVVTFAGFDVLTFGQRTNAGVSFVPLKDWSERTTPELDARNLTREFMGMGLSEKDGLVMSFNPPPITGMSTTGGFEGYIQDRSGGSVEQLGEKVQAFLAAAQKRPELAGVQSTFNASVPQYYIDLDRTKARALGVSISDVFTAMQSTFGSYYVNDFTLYGRTWQVSLQSESEFRRKPEDLSQVYVRASGGDLVPLTSLIKVRRILGPDTYARFNVYPSAKFLGGPAPGYSSGQALAAIQEVADEVLGSDYTVGWTGSAYQELATQGSGSTAFIFGLIMVFLILAAQYERWTLPLAVVTAVPFAVFGAILAVWLRGIQNDVYFQVGLVTLIGLAAKNAILIVEFAVLLRAEGKSIFDSAFEAAKLRFRPIVMTSLAFILGCVPLAISSGAGSASRHSIGTGVIGGMLAATLLATFLIPMFYLLVESLAEKLGRKKKVGAAQQH is encoded by the coding sequence GTGATCTCAAGGTTCTTCATCGACCGGCCGGTGTTCGCCGCGGTCATCTCCATCGTCATCATCCTTGCCGGCCTGGCCGCCATGCGCGCCCTGCCCATCGCCCAGTACCCGCAGATCCTGCCGCCGCAGGTGTCGGTGTCGGCCAGCTACCCGGGCGCCAGCGCCCAGGTCATTGCCGAGACCGTGGCCGCGCCGCTGGAGCAGCAGATCAACGGCGTCGAGGGCATGATCTACCAGCTGTCCAACTCGGCCAGCAGCGGCAGCATGAGTCTGTCGGTGTACTTCGAGGTGGGCCGCGACCCCGACCAGGCCACCATCGACGTCAACAACCGGGTGCAGGCCGCCCTGGCCAAGCTGCCGGAGGAGGTGCGCCGGCAGGGCGTGAAGGTGGAGAAGAAGTCCTCGGACATCCTCCAGGTGGTCACCCTGTTCTCGCCGGACAATTCCAAGGACCCGGTGTTCATCTCCAACTACGCGCTGATCAACGTCATCGACGAGCTCAAGCGCCTGCCGGGGGTGGGCGACGTCAGCCAGTTCGGTTCGAAGAACTACTCCATGCGCATCTGGCTGCGTCCGGACAAGCTGGCGCAGTACGACCTGACGCCGACCGACGTGGTCAACGCCATCCGCGAGCAGAACTCGCAGTTCGCCGCCGGCAGCTTCGGCCAGCAGCCGCTGCAGACGCCGCAGGACTTCACCTACACGGTGACCACCCAGGGCCGCTTCAAGGACCCCAAGGAGTTCGAGAGCGTGATCCTGCGCTCCGACGCCACCGGCGCCAGCCTGCTGCTCGGTGACGTGGCGCGCATCGAGCTGGGCGCCCAGGACTATTCCCTGGTGACCAGCCTCAATGGCCAGCAGAACGCCGCCTTCGGCGTCTACCTGCAGCCTGGCGCCAACGCCCTGGACACCGCCGAGGCGGTGCGCGCGACCATGGATCGCCTGGCCGAGCGCTTCCCCGAGGGCATCTCCTACAAGATCCCCTACGACACCACCAGGTTCGTGCAAATCTCCATCGATGAAGTGGTCAAGACCTTCTTCGAGGCGCTGCTGCTGGTGGTGCTGGTGGTCTTCGTGTTCCTGCAGAACTGGCGCGCCACGCTGATCCCGGTGCTGGCGATTCCGGTGTCGCTGGTCGGCACCTTCGCCGGCATGTACGCGCTGGGCTTCTCGATCAACCTGCTGACCCTGTTCGGCATGGTGCTGGCCATCGGCATCGTGGTCGACGACGCCATCGTGGTGATCGAGAACGTCGAGCGGGTGATGCGCACCAAGAAGCTGGGGGCCCGCGAGGCGGCCATCGAGGCCATGGAGGAGGTCACCGGGCCGATCATCGCCATCGTCCTGGTGCTGTGCGCCGTGTTCGTCCCGGTGGGCTTCCTCGGCGGCCTGGCCGGCGAGATGTACAAGCAGTTCGCGATCACCATCGCGGTGTCGGTGGTGATTTCCGGCATCGTCGCCCTGACTCTGTCGCCGGCGCTCTGCGCGCTGATGCTCAAGCCCGACCATAGCGAGCCGGCGGCGCCGTTCCGCGCCTTCAACCGCCTGTTCGACAAGCTGACCGATGCCTATGGCGCCGGCGTGGCCTTCTTCCTCAAGCGCTCGCTGGTCGGCCTGCTGCTGTTCGGCGGCATGATCGCCCTCACCGTCGGGCTGTTCAGCCGGGTGCCCGGCTCGCTGGTGCCGGACGAGGACCAGGGCTACGTGATCAATGCCTACTTCCTGCCGCCGGCCGCTTCGGTCAACCGCACCGACGCGCTGACCAGCGACTTCACCCAGCAGCTGATGAAGCACCCGGCGGTAGAGGACGTGGTGACCTTCGCCGGCTTCGACGTGCTGACCTTCGGCCAGCGCACCAATGCCGGGGTGAGCTTCGTGCCGCTCAAGGATTGGTCCGAGCGCACCACGCCGGAGCTGGATGCACGCAACCTGACCCGCGAGTTCATGGGCATGGGCTTGTCCGAGAAGGACGGCCTGGTCATGAGCTTCAACCCGCCGCCGATCACCGGCATGAGCACCACCGGCGGCTTCGAGGGCTATATCCAGGACCGCAGCGGCGGCAGCGTCGAGCAGCTCGGCGAGAAGGTCCAGGCCTTCCTCGCCGCAGCGCAGAAGCGTCCGGAACTGGCCGGGGTGCAGAGCACCTTCAACGCCAGCGTGCCGCAGTACTACATCGACCTCGACCGCACCAAGGCGCGCGCCCTGGGCGTGTCGATCAGCGATGTGTTCACCGCCATGCAGTCGACCTTCGGCAGCTACTACGTCAACGACTTCACCCTGTACGGCCGCACCTGGCAGGTCAGTCTGCAGTCGGAGTCGGAGTTCCGCCGCAAGCCCGAGGACCTGTCGCAGGTCTACGTGCGCGCCAGCGGCGGCGACCTGGTGCCGCTGACCAGCCTGATCAAGGTGCGGCGCATCCTCGGGCCGGATACCTACGCGCGCTTCAACGTCTACCCCTCGGCCAAGTTCCTCGGCGGCCCGGCGCCGGGCTACAGCTCGGGCCAGGCGCTGGCGGCGATCCAGGAAGTGGCCGACGAGGTGCTCGGCAGCGACTATACCGTCGGCTGGACCGGCTCGGCCTACCAGGAGCTGGCCACCCAGGGTTCCGGCAGCACGGCGTTCATCTTCGGCCTGATCATGGTGTTCCTCATCCTCGCCGCCCAGTACGAGCGCTGGACCCTGCCGCTGGCGGTGGTCACCGCGGTGCCCTTCGCGGTGTTCGGCGCGATCCTCGCCGTGTGGCTGCGCGGCATCCAGAACGACGTGTACTTCCAGGTCGGCCTGGTGACGCTGATCGGCCTGGCGGCGAAGAACGCTATCCTCATCGTCGAGTTCGCCGTGCTGCTGCGCGCCGAGGGCAAGAGCATCTTCGACTCCGCCTTCGAGGCGGCCAAGCTGCGCTTCCGCCCGATCGTGATGACCTCGCTGGCCTTCATCCTCGGCTGTGTGCCGCTGGCCATCAGCAGCGGTGCCGGTTCGGCGAGCCGCCACTCGATCGGTACCGGGGTGATCGGCGGCATGCTCGCCGCGACCCTGCTGGCGACCTTCCTGATTCCGATGTTCTACCTGCTGGTGGAGTCGCTGGCCGAGAAGCTGGGGCGCAAGAAGAAGGTTGGGGCCGCGCAGCAGCACTGA
- a CDS encoding heavy metal translocating P-type ATPase, whose translation MSNLQTFDLPIHGMTCASCAGRVERALSRVPEVQQSSVNLATEQARITAPRERLDELLAAVEQAGYSVPLQSLELNLGGMTCASCAGRIERALLKVAGVRRVSVNLASERAHVEMLAGTSSAALIAAVEDAGYTASLLDSVPTQDPQAALRRERLAVILALLLAAPLVVPMLAEWAGLHWMLPAWVQFLLATPVQFVLGARFYRAAWKAVKAGSGNMDLLVALGTSAGYGLSLYLWATAEHHVPHLYFEASAVVIALVLLGKYLESRAKRQTSAAIRALEALRPERATRLVDGREEEVAIAALRLDDRVVVRPGERFPVDGEVLEGHSQADEALISGESLPVAKAPGDRVTGGAINGEGRLIVRTTALGGETVLARIIRLVEDAQSAKAPIQKLVDRVSAVFVPAVLLIALLTLGGWLLAGASLEQALINAVAVLVIACPCALGLATPAAIMAGTGVAARHGILIKDAEALELAHKVAVVAFDKTGTLTSGQPRIVHLASENIEEDELLRLAAALQQGSEHPLAHAVLTAAAERGLTPPPLTASQALAGRGIRGEVAGRALALGNQRLFDELQLGSPLRQQATAWEAEGRTLSWLIELGTAPRVLGLLAFGDSLKAGAAAAVAALRDQGIESHLISGDNAGSANTVGHALGIDRVHAQVLPADKAAHVAALKRAGVSVAMVGDGINDAPALAAADVGIAMGGGTDVAMHAAGITLMRGDPRLVPAALEISRRTWRKIQQNLFWAFIYNLVGIPLAAAGLLSPMVAGAAMALSSVSVLSNALLLNTWKPDTEQRS comes from the coding sequence ATGTCCAACCTGCAGACCTTCGACCTGCCCATCCACGGCATGACCTGCGCCAGCTGCGCCGGCCGCGTCGAGCGCGCCTTGAGCCGGGTGCCCGAGGTGCAACAGAGCAGCGTCAACCTGGCCACCGAACAGGCCCGCATCACCGCCCCGCGCGAACGCCTGGACGAGCTGCTGGCGGCCGTCGAGCAGGCCGGCTACTCGGTCCCCTTGCAGAGCCTGGAGCTGAACCTCGGCGGCATGACCTGCGCCAGCTGCGCCGGGCGCATCGAGCGGGCGCTGCTGAAGGTCGCCGGGGTGCGCCGCGTCAGCGTCAACCTGGCTAGCGAGCGCGCCCATGTCGAGATGCTCGCCGGCACCTCCAGTGCCGCGCTGATCGCCGCCGTCGAGGACGCCGGCTACACGGCCAGCCTGCTCGACAGCGTGCCAACCCAGGACCCGCAGGCCGCGCTGCGCCGCGAGCGCCTGGCGGTGATCCTCGCCCTGCTGCTGGCCGCGCCGCTGGTGGTGCCGATGCTGGCCGAATGGGCCGGCCTGCACTGGATGCTGCCGGCCTGGGTGCAGTTCCTGCTGGCCACGCCGGTGCAGTTCGTCCTCGGCGCGCGCTTCTACCGGGCGGCCTGGAAGGCGGTGAAGGCCGGCAGCGGCAACATGGACCTGCTGGTGGCCCTGGGCACCAGCGCCGGCTACGGCCTGAGCCTGTACCTCTGGGCCACGGCCGAACACCATGTGCCGCACCTGTATTTCGAGGCCTCGGCGGTGGTCATCGCCCTGGTGCTGCTCGGCAAGTACCTGGAGAGCCGCGCCAAGCGCCAGACCAGCGCGGCCATCCGCGCCCTCGAGGCGCTGCGCCCGGAGCGCGCCACGCGCCTGGTGGACGGTCGCGAGGAAGAGGTGGCGATTGCCGCCCTGCGCCTGGATGACCGGGTGGTGGTGCGCCCCGGCGAGCGCTTCCCGGTGGACGGCGAAGTGCTCGAAGGCCACAGCCAGGCCGACGAGGCGCTGATCAGCGGTGAGAGCCTGCCGGTGGCCAAGGCCCCGGGTGACCGGGTCACCGGCGGCGCCATCAATGGCGAAGGCCGGCTGATCGTGCGCACCACGGCCCTGGGCGGCGAGACGGTGCTGGCGCGGATCATTCGCCTGGTGGAGGACGCCCAGTCGGCCAAGGCGCCGATCCAGAAGCTGGTGGACCGGGTCAGCGCGGTGTTCGTCCCGGCCGTGCTGCTGATCGCCCTGCTCACCCTCGGCGGCTGGCTGCTCGCCGGCGCCAGCCTGGAGCAGGCGCTGATCAACGCGGTGGCGGTGCTGGTGATCGCCTGCCCCTGTGCCCTCGGCCTGGCCACCCCGGCGGCGATCATGGCCGGTACCGGCGTGGCGGCGCGCCACGGCATCCTGATCAAGGACGCTGAAGCCCTGGAGCTGGCGCACAAGGTCGCGGTGGTGGCCTTCGACAAGACCGGCACCCTCACCTCCGGCCAGCCGCGCATCGTCCACCTGGCCAGCGAGAACATCGAGGAAGACGAGCTGCTGCGCCTGGCCGCCGCCCTGCAGCAGGGCAGCGAGCACCCGCTGGCACACGCAGTGCTGACGGCGGCCGCGGAACGCGGTCTCACCCCGCCGCCGCTGACCGCCAGCCAGGCCCTGGCCGGGCGCGGCATCCGCGGCGAAGTGGCAGGCCGCGCGCTGGCCCTGGGCAACCAGCGGCTGTTCGACGAACTGCAGCTCGGCAGCCCGCTGCGCCAGCAGGCCACGGCCTGGGAAGCCGAGGGGCGCACCCTGTCCTGGCTGATCGAGCTGGGCACGGCGCCGCGCGTGCTCGGCCTGCTGGCCTTCGGCGACAGCCTCAAGGCAGGCGCCGCCGCGGCCGTCGCCGCACTGCGCGACCAGGGCATCGAGAGCCACCTGATCAGCGGCGACAACGCCGGCAGCGCCAACACCGTGGGCCATGCACTGGGCATCGACCGGGTGCATGCCCAGGTCCTGCCGGCGGACAAGGCGGCGCATGTCGCCGCGCTGAAACGCGCGGGCGTCAGCGTGGCCATGGTCGGCGACGGCATCAACGATGCCCCGGCCCTGGCCGCCGCCGATGTCGGCATCGCCATGGGTGGCGGCACCGACGTGGCCATGCACGCCGCCGGCATCACCCTGATGCGCGGCGACCCGCGCCTGGTGCCGGCGGCGCTGGAAATCAGCCGGCGCACCTGGCGCAAGATCCAGCAGAACCTGTTCTGGGCCTTCATCTACAACCTGGTGGGCATTCCGCTGGCCGCCGCCGGCCTGCTCAGCCCGATGGTGGCCGGCGCCGCCATGGCCCTGTCCAGCGTCAGCGTGCTGAGTAACGCGCTGCTGCTCAACACCTGGAAACCCGACACGGAGCAGCGCTCATGA
- a CDS encoding TetR family transcriptional regulator — protein MRRTKEQAEQTRAAILAAAEQLFLEKGVAHSTLELIARAAGVTRGAVYWHFENKAHLFHEMLSQVRLPPEQLAERLGGCDGGDPLLSLRDLCIEAIENLARDEQKRRIFTILLHRCEFTEELREAEERHIAFINQFIGLVQALFERPACQQRLLPGVTPRLAARALHAQLVGLFTDWTRDPTLFDPLSDTAALIDAQLRGLLRKWNPPPR, from the coding sequence ATGCGCCGCACCAAAGAACAAGCCGAGCAGACCCGTGCCGCCATCCTGGCCGCTGCCGAACAGTTGTTTCTGGAAAAAGGCGTGGCGCACAGCACCCTCGAGCTGATCGCCCGCGCCGCCGGGGTGACGCGCGGTGCGGTGTACTGGCACTTCGAGAACAAGGCGCACCTGTTCCACGAGATGCTCAGCCAGGTGCGCCTGCCGCCGGAGCAACTGGCCGAGCGCCTGGGCGGCTGCGACGGTGGCGACCCGCTGCTGTCGCTGCGCGACCTGTGCATTGAGGCGATCGAGAACCTGGCCCGCGACGAGCAGAAACGGCGCATCTTCACCATCCTGCTGCACCGCTGCGAGTTCACCGAGGAACTGCGCGAGGCCGAGGAACGCCACATCGCCTTCATCAACCAGTTCATCGGCCTGGTGCAGGCACTGTTCGAGCGCCCGGCCTGCCAGCAGCGCCTGCTGCCTGGAGTGACCCCGCGCCTGGCGGCGCGCGCGCTGCACGCGCAGCTGGTCGGCCTGTTCACCGACTGGACGCGCGACCCGACCCTGTTCGACCCGCTGAGCGACACCGCCGCGCTGATCGACGCGCAGCTACGCGGCCTGCTGCGCAAATGGAATCCGCCGCCCCGATAG
- a CDS encoding multidrug effflux MFS transporter, giving the protein MNLRILLILGSLSAFGPMAIDFYLPSFPTLARVFATDVEHVQLSLAAYFAGTALGQLVYGPLADRYGRRKPLLAGLVLFTLASLACALASSLEWLIVARFVQALGGCSGMVISRAVVRDLCDPLASAKVFSKLMLVMGVAPILAPLGGGVLLQLFGWQSIFHGLMLFSALCLLAVLLWLPETQPAGVARPPLSGALRRYLALLGNRLLIGHGLTGGVAMAGMFAYISGSPFVFIELYGVSADNYGWLFGANAAGFILTAQFNGWLLRHHGPGHWLKRTVWVYCVATLALLAVAMAQPAQLWPLLIPLFISTASLSCVLPNATACAMAGQGAHAGSASALIGSLQFVVAALASAAVGTLHDGTARPMALVIAVCGLLTVILALFTARHARRLALEF; this is encoded by the coding sequence ATGAACCTTCGCATCCTGCTGATCCTCGGCAGCCTCAGCGCCTTCGGGCCCATGGCCATCGACTTCTACCTGCCCAGCTTCCCGACCCTGGCGCGGGTGTTCGCAACCGATGTCGAGCATGTGCAGCTGTCGCTGGCGGCCTACTTCGCCGGCACCGCCCTGGGCCAGCTGGTCTACGGCCCGCTGGCCGACCGCTACGGCCGGCGCAAGCCGTTGCTGGCCGGGCTGGTGCTGTTCACCCTGGCCTCGCTGGCCTGCGCCCTGGCGAGCAGCCTGGAGTGGCTGATCGTCGCGCGTTTCGTCCAGGCCCTCGGCGGCTGCTCCGGCATGGTCATCTCGCGCGCGGTGGTGCGCGACCTGTGCGATCCGCTGGCCTCGGCCAAGGTGTTCTCCAAGCTGATGCTGGTGATGGGCGTGGCACCGATCCTCGCGCCGCTGGGCGGCGGTGTGCTGCTGCAGCTGTTCGGCTGGCAATCGATCTTCCACGGCCTGATGCTGTTCAGCGCCCTGTGCCTGCTGGCGGTGCTGCTGTGGCTGCCGGAAACCCAGCCGGCCGGGGTGGCACGTCCGCCGCTGTCGGGGGCGCTGCGCCGTTACCTGGCGCTGCTCGGTAACCGCCTGCTGATCGGCCACGGCCTGACCGGCGGGGTGGCGATGGCCGGCATGTTCGCCTACATCTCCGGCTCGCCCTTCGTCTTCATCGAGCTGTACGGGGTGTCGGCGGACAACTACGGCTGGCTGTTCGGCGCCAACGCCGCCGGCTTCATCCTCACCGCCCAGTTCAATGGCTGGCTGCTGCGCCACCATGGCCCGGGGCACTGGCTCAAGCGCACCGTGTGGGTCTACTGCGTGGCGACCCTGGCGCTGCTGGCGGTGGCCATGGCCCAGCCGGCGCAGCTGTGGCCGCTGCTGATTCCGCTGTTCATCTCCACCGCCAGCCTGTCCTGCGTGCTGCCCAATGCCACTGCCTGCGCCATGGCCGGGCAGGGCGCCCATGCCGGCAGCGCCTCGGCGCTGATCGGTTCGCTGCAGTTCGTGGTGGCGGCGCTGGCCTCGGCCGCGGTCGGCACCCTGCACGACGGCACGGCACGGCCCATGGCCCTGGTCATCGCCGTCTGCGGCCTGCTGACGGTGATCCTGGCGCTGTTCACCGCGCGCCATGCGCGCCGCTTGGCGCTGGAGTTCTGA
- a CDS encoding efflux RND transporter periplasmic adaptor subunit codes for MFARPLPLAFATLALGTLFSPLLQAADPAAQMPPPEVLVEAAKVESLPLQFEYPARTAGYREVQVRAQVSGILQERTYQEGSQVKQGQVLFRIDPRPYEAALARAKGALAQEQARYRQTERDLKRIRELQKKGFASESELDNAVSNFEQSKANIEAARAEVQAKQIDLDYTTVKAPISGITSKETVSEGSLMVAGDPNASLLTQITQLDPIYVNFAAPDREVSSVRSGLQSGSLVRDGGQQMSVEIKFGDGSSYPLEGKVDFTDSLIDRATGTVSARAVVPNPDQALMPGQFVRVVVKGISKPNAVTVPERAISQGPNGTFVYVVDEQGLARIRPVTTAHTAAGRWVVDSGIAAGDRVIVEGLPKVRPNAPVKVAEAPAAPATQP; via the coding sequence ATGTTTGCTCGACCGCTCCCGCTTGCCTTTGCAACGCTGGCCCTGGGTACGTTGTTCAGCCCGCTGCTGCAGGCCGCCGACCCGGCCGCGCAGATGCCGCCGCCGGAAGTGCTGGTGGAAGCGGCCAAGGTCGAGTCGCTGCCGCTGCAGTTCGAGTACCCGGCGCGCACCGCCGGCTACCGCGAGGTGCAGGTGCGCGCCCAGGTCAGCGGCATCCTGCAGGAGCGCACCTACCAGGAGGGCAGCCAGGTCAAGCAGGGCCAGGTGCTGTTCCGCATCGACCCCCGCCCCTATGAGGCCGCGCTGGCTCGCGCCAAGGGTGCGCTGGCCCAGGAGCAGGCGCGCTACCGGCAGACCGAGCGCGACCTCAAGCGTATCCGCGAGCTGCAGAAGAAGGGCTTCGCCAGCGAGAGCGAGCTGGACAACGCGGTATCCAACTTCGAGCAGAGCAAGGCCAACATCGAGGCGGCCAGGGCCGAGGTGCAGGCCAAGCAAATCGACCTCGACTACACCACGGTGAAGGCGCCGATCTCCGGCATCACCAGCAAGGAGACGGTGTCCGAGGGCAGCCTGATGGTGGCCGGCGACCCCAACGCCAGCCTGCTGACCCAGATCACCCAGCTCGACCCCATCTATGTCAACTTCGCCGCCCCCGACCGCGAAGTGTCCAGCGTGCGCAGCGGCCTGCAGAGCGGCAGCCTGGTGCGCGACGGCGGCCAGCAGATGAGCGTGGAGATCAAGTTCGGCGACGGCTCCAGCTACCCGCTGGAAGGCAAGGTGGACTTCACCGACAGCCTGATCGACCGCGCCACCGGCACCGTCAGCGCCCGCGCCGTGGTGCCCAACCCGGACCAGGCGCTGATGCCGGGGCAGTTCGTGCGCGTGGTGGTCAAGGGCATCAGCAAGCCCAACGCGGTGACCGTGCCGGAGCGCGCCATCTCCCAGGGGCCCAATGGCACCTTCGTCTATGTGGTGGACGAGCAGGGCCTGGCGCGCATTCGCCCGGTCACCACCGCGCACACCGCCGCGGGGCGCTGGGTGGTGGACAGCGGCATCGCCGCCGGCGACCGGGTGATAGTCGAGGGCCTGCCCAAGGTGCGGCCGAACGCACCGGTCAAGGTGGCCGAGGCCCCTGCGGCCCCGGCCACCCAGCCTTAA
- a CDS encoding heavy-metal-associated domain-containing protein has translation MQILKVSGMSCGHCVRAITRVVQAGDPAAEVQIDLGAGEVRVASRQSLEQLLQAIRDKGYEAEAA, from the coding sequence ATGCAAATCCTGAAAGTTTCCGGCATGTCCTGTGGCCACTGCGTACGTGCCATCACCCGGGTGGTGCAGGCCGGCGATCCGGCGGCGGAAGTGCAGATCGACCTCGGCGCCGGCGAAGTCCGGGTCGCCAGCCGGCAGAGCCTGGAGCAGTTGCTGCAGGCCATCCGCGACAAGGGCTACGAGGCCGAGGCAGCCTGA